One segment of Juglans regia cultivar Chandler unplaced genomic scaffold, Walnut 2.0 Scaffold_731, whole genome shotgun sequence DNA contains the following:
- the LOC118346310 gene encoding UPF0481 protein At3g47200-like — protein sequence MGQSYGTYFQRNDQNASADQGEHLVIRITQLLESSRRHLQGECCIFKVPHHLRKLNEEAYTPQVISIGPFHHGNKKFQILEKYKVRYLDDFMRRAKTNPENLVRIVKGSEEAIRQCYAETIELDSDEFVKMILLDAAFIIEYFLRDMFPVQWTDEDRTVIKPWITARMQLDFLLLENQLPFFILKDLYQLVLVTHRIYRPFIEVAFLYFGFLNTQNKPSDSDQFNRIIHFVDLIRIFYLPPPETLLERQPDSRVEKIYCATKLAEAGLTFKKSESQCYLNLKYHEGGVLEIPRFTIDNTTEIFARNLMALEQCHYPTQAYITDYFLLLDFLIDTGKDVALLAEKNILVNGMGEYDNATFINNLGTNVQYSSMNPEYRRLCRDIVEFYDSNWNRWKAILKHDHFRTPWKVVATIAAILTLAFTLTQAVCSIVSVLPSKRRNLF from the coding sequence ATGGGGCAATCATATGGTACATATTTTCAACGAAATGATCAAAATGCTTCAGCAGATCAAGGGGAACATTTGGTAATTAGAATAACACAACTGTTAGAAAGTTCGAGGCGTCACTTACAAGGAGAATGTTGTATCTTCAAGGTTCCACATCACTTGCGCAAATTGAATGAAGAAGCCTATACCCCACAAGTTATTTCCATAGGCCCCTTTCATCACGgcaacaaaaaattccaaatccTGGAAAAGTATAAAGTGAGATATCTCGACGATTTTATGAGACGAGCCAAAACAAACCCGGAGAATTTAGTAAGAATTGTAAAAGGCTCGGAAGAAGCAATTCGTCAATGTTATGCAGAAACCATCGAACTTGACAGCGATGAGTTTGTGAAGATGATACTCCTTGATGCGGCCTTCATTATTGAGTATTTCTTGAGAGACATGTTCCCAGTGCAATGGACAGATGAGGATAGAACAGTTATAAAGCCATGGATAACTGCTAGGATGCAGTTGGACTTTCTGTTACTTGAAAATCAActtcctttctttattcttaAGGATTTATATCAGCTTGTTTTGGTTACTCATAGAATTTACCGTCCCTTCATTGAGGTTGCCTTTCTCTACTTTGGCTTTCTCAACACTCAAAATAAGCCTTCTGATTCCGATCAGTTCAATCGAATaattcattttgttgatttgatCCGAATCTTTTATCTACCTCCACCCGAAACTCTATTAGAAAGACAACCTGACAGTAGGGTTGAGAAAATATACTGTGCAACGAAGCTGGCTGAGGCAGGATTGACCTTTAAGAAGAGTGAAAGCCAGTGCTACCTTAACTTAAAATATCATGAAGGCGGAGTGTTGGAAATCCCACGCTTTACTATTGACAATACCACGGAGATATTTGCTCGAAACCTCATGGCTTTGGAGCAATGTCACTATCCAACACAAGCATATATTACTGATTATTTTCTCTTGTTGGATTTCCTTATTGATACAGGCAAAGATGTGGCTTTACTTGCTGAAAAGAACATACTTGTTAATGGGATGGGAGAGTACGACAATGCAacttttatcaataatttagGCACAAATGTCCAATATTCATCCATGAATCCTGAGTATCGCCGTCTTTGTAGAGATATAGTTGAATTCTATGATAGCAATTGGAATCGTTGGAAGGCTATCTTGAAACATGATCATTTTCGCACTCCTTGGAAAGTAGTTGCCACCATTGCTGCTATTCTCACGTTGGCGTTCACTTTAACGCAAGCTGTATGCTCTATTGTCTCAGTGTTACCATCAAAGAGGAGGAATCTGTTCTGA